A window from Chryseobacterium vaccae encodes these proteins:
- a CDS encoding class I SAM-dependent methyltransferase: MNAEDHYLEINRESWNTRTEAHINSDFYNLDAFLKGKSSLKDIELNLLGDLTGKSVLHLQCHFGQDSISLSRLGADVVGVDLSDLAIDRARELAKQSNVSTTFICSDVYDLPNHLDRQFDIVFTSYGTIGWLPDLDRWAKIISKFLKSGGTFVFVEFHPVVWMFDSAFKKIEYRYFNSGAIIETEKGTYADKEAEFEVKSIGWNHGLAEVIGSLMQNGLEMDSIEEFDYSPYNNFNNSIEFEPGKFRIAHLEDKIPMVYALTASKKLLVDTEQ, translated from the coding sequence ATGAATGCAGAAGACCATTATTTGGAAATAAACAGGGAATCTTGGAATACCAGAACAGAAGCTCACATCAATTCTGACTTTTATAACCTGGATGCTTTTTTGAAGGGGAAAAGTTCATTAAAAGATATAGAGCTTAATTTACTTGGAGATTTGACAGGTAAATCTGTATTGCATTTACAATGCCATTTCGGACAGGACAGTATTTCTTTAAGTCGCCTTGGAGCGGACGTAGTCGGCGTTGACCTTTCGGATCTAGCAATAGATCGAGCACGGGAACTGGCAAAACAGAGTAATGTTTCAACAACTTTTATTTGCAGCGATGTTTATGATCTACCCAATCATCTGGATCGTCAGTTTGATATTGTCTTTACAAGTTATGGGACAATCGGCTGGCTTCCGGATCTGGATCGGTGGGCAAAGATCATTTCGAAATTCCTGAAATCCGGCGGCACATTTGTTTTTGTAGAATTTCATCCTGTCGTCTGGATGTTTGATTCGGCGTTTAAAAAAATTGAATACAGATATTTTAATTCCGGAGCCATTATAGAAACCGAAAAAGGAACTTATGCAGATAAAGAAGCGGAATTTGAAGTCAAATCAATCGGCTGGAACCACGGCTTAGCCGAAGTAATAGGTAGTCTGATGCAAAATGGTTTAGAAATGGATTCTATTGAAGAATTTGATTATTCGCCATACAATAATTTCAATAATTCAATTGAATTTGAACCTGGTAAGTTCAGAATTGCTCATCTTGAAGATAAGATCCCTATGGTGTATGCATTGACAGCCTCAAAAAAGCTTCTTGTAGATACGGAACAATAA
- a CDS encoding VOC family protein, whose translation MIEGLYETHIQVSNLENAVQFYTQILGLEFAHYDETRPIAFLWIGENKEAMLGLWEQQVNLQTRHFAFSCSKDFILKDANTFLEKNGLKAYNFLKNGSNEPMVFAWMSALALYFDDPDGNQLEFIHILNGKSQPELGVLSYEEWQKINSPH comes from the coding sequence ATGATTGAAGGGTTATATGAGACACACATTCAAGTAAGCAACTTGGAAAACGCAGTTCAATTCTATACTCAAATATTGGGACTTGAGTTTGCACACTATGATGAAACCAGGCCAATTGCGTTTCTTTGGATCGGAGAAAATAAAGAGGCAATGCTCGGACTTTGGGAACAACAGGTTAATCTCCAGACAAGACATTTTGCATTCAGCTGTTCCAAAGATTTTATTTTAAAAGATGCAAATACATTTTTAGAGAAAAACGGATTAAAAGCCTATAATTTCCTTAAAAATGGCAGCAATGAACCAATGGTTTTTGCCTGGATGTCTGCACTTGCTCTTTATTTTGACGATCCAGACGGAAACCAACTGGAGTTTATCCATATTCTGAACGGTAAAAGTCAGCCAGAACTTGGCGTACTCAGCTACGAGGAATGGCAAAAAATCAATTCACCTCATTAG
- a CDS encoding GNAT family N-acetyltransferase — MSQQIRRATKEDYPRIMEIWESAVKATHDFLAEEDFIYFKEVIPKDYLPNLEVYLFMLQSQPVAFASLSEGSLEMLFVHSDYRGKGYGKRLFQFMDETKGIKKVDVNEQNYLAIGFYENLGFRKAGRSEKDGSGKDYPIIHMVR, encoded by the coding sequence ATGTCACAACAAATCAGGCGGGCGACCAAAGAAGATTATCCCAGAATTATGGAGATTTGGGAATCTGCGGTCAAAGCTACTCACGACTTTCTTGCCGAAGAGGATTTTATTTATTTTAAAGAAGTCATCCCAAAGGATTATCTGCCTAATCTTGAAGTATACCTTTTTATGCTGCAAAGCCAACCGGTAGCATTTGCATCGCTATCAGAAGGAAGCTTAGAAATGCTATTTGTTCACAGTGACTACCGTGGTAAAGGTTATGGAAAGCGCTTATTTCAATTTATGGATGAGACGAAAGGCATAAAAAAGGTTGACGTCAATGAGCAAAATTATCTGGCCATCGGATTTTACGAAAATTTAGGGTTCAGAAAAGCAGGAAGATCAGAAAAAGACGGCTCTGGTAAAGATTATCCGATTATTCATATGGTAAGATGA